The Snodgrassella alvi wkB2 genome window below encodes:
- the hscA gene encoding Fe-S protein assembly chaperone HscA produces the protein MALLQIAEPGLSAVPHEHRHAVGIDLGTTNSLVATVRSGYAECLADEQGRITLPSVVRYQQDSVPEVGTDALKAQRIDPANTISSAKRLIGRTLEDIKNQSETRYLPYHFTNDERIISIHTRAGNKTPIDVSADILRVLKTRAENTLGGELAGAVITVPAYFDDAQRQATKDAARLAGLHVLRLLNEPTAAAIAYGLDNAAEGTFIVYDLGGGTFDVSVLTLSRGLFEVKATNGNSALGGDDFDQRLFCWLLEQNKLSQLNAQDSALLQSLSRAAKEALTSETSTTIAATLSNGQKILTDISRDTFHQLTQPLVAKTLEPVKQAMRDAGISKSEIKGVIMVGGATRMLHVQQAVATFFGQTPLNNLNPDEVVALGAAMQANVLAGNKNDDEWLLLDVTPLSLGLETYGGLVEKVIPRNSTLPTARAQDFTTFKDGQTAMMIHVVQGERELVADCRSLAQFTLRGIPPMAAGAARIRVTFQVDADGLLSVSAREQTTGVQAHIEVKPSYGLDDSVITQMLKDSFTHAQTDARQRARTEATVEAESIIAAVTNALSIDADLLSHDEQQVIQTALEHTQQQIQQGDAQDIRDAIHALNHATDEFAAKRMNRNIQRALQGKNVREI, from the coding sequence ATGGCTTTATTGCAAATTGCCGAACCCGGCCTTTCCGCTGTACCGCATGAACATCGTCATGCTGTAGGCATTGATTTAGGCACAACTAATAGCTTAGTTGCAACCGTACGCAGTGGTTATGCCGAATGTCTCGCAGACGAACAGGGAAGGATTACCCTGCCCTCTGTTGTCCGCTACCAGCAGGATAGCGTACCGGAAGTAGGCACAGATGCATTAAAAGCACAGCGTATTGATCCGGCCAACACCATCAGTTCAGCTAAACGTCTGATTGGTCGTACTCTTGAAGATATCAAAAATCAGTCTGAAACCCGTTATCTGCCCTATCATTTTACTAATGATGAACGCATTATCAGCATTCACACCCGTGCAGGAAATAAAACCCCGATAGATGTCTCTGCAGATATTCTCCGTGTTTTGAAAACCCGTGCAGAAAACACACTCGGTGGTGAACTTGCCGGCGCAGTGATTACTGTACCGGCCTATTTTGACGATGCACAGCGCCAGGCAACTAAAGATGCTGCCCGTCTGGCCGGTCTGCATGTTTTACGCTTACTGAATGAACCCACCGCGGCTGCAATTGCTTATGGTCTGGACAATGCCGCTGAAGGAACATTTATCGTTTATGATCTTGGCGGCGGAACATTTGATGTTTCAGTTTTAACCTTAAGCCGCGGTCTGTTTGAAGTAAAAGCAACAAACGGTAACAGTGCTCTGGGTGGTGACGATTTCGACCAGCGTTTGTTTTGCTGGTTGCTGGAACAGAATAAATTATCACAGTTAAATGCACAGGATAGCGCATTATTACAATCACTTTCACGTGCAGCCAAAGAAGCTCTGACAAGTGAAACTTCAACCACCATTGCCGCCACTCTTTCTAACGGACAAAAAATCCTCACTGATATCAGCCGTGACACCTTTCATCAGCTAACTCAGCCTCTGGTAGCCAAAACACTAGAGCCGGTTAAACAGGCAATGCGCGATGCCGGCATCAGTAAAAGTGAGATAAAAGGGGTAATTATGGTAGGCGGAGCTACGCGCATGCTGCATGTACAGCAGGCTGTAGCCACTTTCTTTGGTCAGACTCCGCTGAATAACCTTAATCCGGATGAGGTTGTAGCATTGGGAGCTGCGATGCAGGCCAATGTACTGGCAGGCAATAAAAATGATGATGAATGGCTGTTACTGGATGTAACTCCGTTATCACTCGGGCTGGAAACTTATGGCGGACTGGTTGAAAAGGTTATCCCGCGCAACAGTACCCTACCTACAGCACGCGCTCAGGATTTTACAACCTTTAAAGACGGGCAAACAGCCATGATGATTCATGTTGTACAGGGTGAGCGTGAATTAGTCGCAGACTGCCGCAGTCTGGCACAATTCACACTCCGCGGCATCCCGCCGATGGCCGCCGGAGCAGCACGCATACGGGTGACATTTCAGGTTGATGCCGATGGTCTGCTTTCTGTTTCTGCCCGCGAACAAACTACAGGGGTACAGGCTCATATTGAAGTAAAACCTTCGTACGGACTTGACGATAGCGTTATTACCCAAATGCTGAAAGACAGTTTTACTCATGCACAAACCGATGCCAGACAACGTGCCCGTACAGAAGCCACAGTAGAAGCAGAAAGCATTATTGCGGCGGTCACCAATGCCCTGTCTATAGACGCAGACTTACTTAGCCATGATGAACAACAGGTTATTCAAACTGCACTGGAACACACCCAACAACAAATCCAGCAAGGAGATGCTCAGGATATTC
- the hscB gene encoding Fe-S protein assembly co-chaperone HscB yields the protein MNQYFALFQLPEQFNIDDKQLEQNYRLLAAQCHPDKFAARSAFEQKQAMMMAATVNEAYRILSNPLDRAAYLLKQQGVDADAPEHTHFPAEFLMQQMQWRETLEDARAEADWTTLKELAATIELEQTGLYQQLDAAFIQNQPEKAAELVRQGRFLHRLQSEIQAALP from the coding sequence ATGAACCAATACTTTGCGCTTTTCCAATTACCTGAACAGTTCAATATTGATGATAAGCAACTGGAGCAGAATTATCGCTTGCTGGCAGCACAGTGCCATCCGGATAAATTTGCTGCCAGAAGTGCTTTTGAACAAAAGCAGGCCATGATGATGGCTGCTACCGTTAACGAAGCTTATCGTATTCTGAGCAATCCGCTTGACCGGGCTGCATATTTATTGAAACAACAGGGAGTAGATGCGGATGCACCAGAGCATACGCACTTTCCGGCTGAGTTTTTAATGCAGCAGATGCAATGGCGTGAAACACTCGAAGACGCCCGTGCAGAAGCTGATTGGACAACACTTAAAGAACTTGCAGCCACTATTGAGCTCGAACAAACCGGCTTATACCAGCAACTGGATGCGGCCTTTATACAGAATCAGCCGGAAAAAGCAGCAGAGCTGGTACGCCAGGGGCGTTTTTTACACAGATTACAAAGTGAAATTCAAGCTGCGCTTCCCTGA
- the iscA gene encoding iron-sulfur cluster assembly protein IscA has translation MISLTEKAAKHISNYLTKRGKGEGIRLGVKNSGCSGMAYTLEFVDNIQPEDLLFEQHGVKVFVDPKSHVYLDGTELDFVKEGLQEGFKFANPNAKDECGCGESFHV, from the coding sequence ATGATTTCTCTGACTGAAAAAGCCGCTAAGCATATTAGCAATTATCTGACCAAACGTGGTAAAGGCGAAGGTATTCGTCTCGGGGTTAAAAACAGTGGCTGTTCGGGTATGGCGTATACTCTTGAATTTGTTGATAACATCCAGCCGGAAGATCTATTGTTTGAACAACATGGTGTCAAAGTATTTGTTGATCCTAAAAGCCATGTTTATCTTGATGGTACTGAACTGGATTTTGTTAAAGAAGGATTACAGGAAGGTTTTAAATTTGCCAACCCCAATGCCAAAGATGAATGCGGTTGTGGTGAAAGCTTTCATGTTTAA
- a CDS encoding TraR/DksA C4-type zinc finger protein, with protein sequence MMIFGSTANNNEPTTENNDNQSVNAVRLNDIRMCTSQFCLECGESISSEHQLQFPGTRFCINCEENIAIKRSFLSSYKRRFNHNCKNPEGTA encoded by the coding sequence ATGATGATTTTTGGCAGTACCGCAAATAACAACGAACCCACTACTGAAAATAATGACAATCAATCGGTTAATGCAGTACGCCTAAACGATATCAGAATGTGTACCAGTCAATTTTGTCTGGAATGCGGTGAATCAATATCATCTGAACATCAGCTTCAGTTTCCTGGTACACGTTTTTGTATTAACTGTGAAGAAAATATTGCCATTAAGCGCTCATTTCTTTCATCTTACAAACGTCGTTTTAATCATAATTGTAAAAACCCTGAAGGTACTGCATAG
- the iscU gene encoding Fe-S cluster assembly scaffold IscU, protein MAYSDKVIDHYENPRNVGSFEKGDQSVGTGMVGAPACGDVMKLQIKVSDNGIIEDAKFKTYGCGSAIASSSLITEWVKGKSLDEALAIKNSAIAEELALPPVKIHCSILAEDAIKAAVADYRKKHNE, encoded by the coding sequence ATGGCCTACAGTGACAAAGTCATTGATCATTATGAAAATCCGCGCAATGTCGGCTCTTTTGAAAAGGGTGACCAGAGCGTGGGTACCGGTATGGTAGGCGCACCAGCCTGCGGCGATGTAATGAAATTACAAATCAAAGTAAGTGATAACGGTATTATTGAAGATGCCAAATTCAAAACTTATGGCTGCGGTTCTGCTATTGCTTCTTCAAGTCTGATTACAGAATGGGTTAAAGGTAAGAGTCTGGATGAGGCTTTGGCTATTAAAAACAGTGCCATTGCTGAAGAACTAGCATTACCGCCAGTAAAAATACATTGTTCTATTCTGGCAGAAGATGCTATTAAGGCTGCTGTAGCTGATTATCGAAAAAAACATAACGAGTAA
- a CDS encoding IscS subfamily cysteine desulfurase, which yields MTVKLPIYLDYSATTPVDPRVAEKMIPYLTEFFGNPASNSHSFGWQAEEAVENARNEIAALIGADSKEIIFTSGATESDNLALKGAAQFYASKGKHLITVKTEHKAILDTMRELEREGFEVTYLGVQENGLIDMAELEAAIRPDTTLVSVMWVNNEIGVIQDIAAIGALCAEKGVIFHVDAAQATGKVHIDVKANQIGLLSMSAHKTYGPKGIGALYVRRKPRVRLNAQMHGGGHERGFRSGTLATHQIVGMGEAFRLARLEMDKDNAHAKALRDRFLNAIKGVEEVYINGDLQHRVYQNLNISFNFVEGESLIMAVKDIAVSSGSACTSASLEPSYVLRALGRNDELAHSSLRITFGRFTTEAEIDYAAELIKSKIGKLRELSPLWEMHQEGIDLSSVEWAAH from the coding sequence ATGACCGTAAAACTTCCTATCTACCTTGATTACTCAGCTACAACACCGGTTGATCCGCGTGTGGCTGAAAAAATGATTCCTTACCTGACGGAATTTTTTGGTAATCCGGCATCCAATAGCCATAGCTTTGGCTGGCAGGCAGAAGAAGCCGTAGAAAATGCACGCAATGAAATTGCTGCTTTGATTGGTGCGGATTCTAAAGAAATTATCTTCACTTCAGGAGCCACTGAATCTGACAATCTGGCATTGAAAGGTGCGGCACAGTTTTATGCCAGTAAAGGTAAGCATCTGATTACGGTCAAAACTGAACATAAAGCTATTCTGGATACCATGCGAGAGCTGGAAAGAGAAGGCTTCGAAGTTACCTATCTGGGTGTACAGGAAAATGGTTTGATTGATATGGCAGAGCTGGAAGCTGCTATCCGCCCAGATACAACCTTAGTCAGTGTGATGTGGGTAAATAATGAAATCGGTGTGATTCAGGATATTGCAGCTATTGGTGCACTTTGTGCTGAAAAAGGAGTCATTTTTCACGTCGATGCCGCTCAGGCTACCGGTAAAGTTCATATTGACGTAAAAGCCAATCAGATTGGTTTGTTGAGTATGTCTGCACACAAAACCTACGGCCCTAAAGGAATTGGAGCTTTGTATGTACGCCGCAAACCCCGTGTCCGCCTGAATGCACAGATGCATGGCGGCGGGCATGAGCGTGGTTTCCGTTCCGGTACACTGGCTACTCATCAGATTGTCGGCATGGGTGAGGCATTCCGTCTGGCGCGTCTGGAAATGGATAAAGACAATGCTCATGCTAAAGCACTGCGTGACCGTTTTCTCAATGCAATTAAAGGTGTTGAAGAAGTATATATCAATGGTGATTTACAACATCGCGTGTATCAGAATCTGAATATCAGCTTCAATTTTGTTGAGGGTGAGAGTCTGATTATGGCTGTTAAAGATATTGCTGTTTCCAGCGGATCTGCCTGTACTTCCGCAAGTCTGGAGCCAAGCTATGTACTGCGCGCACTGGGTCGCAATGATGAGCTGGCGCACAGCTCTCTGCGTATTACATTCGGACGTTTTACTACCGAAGCCGAGATTGATTATGCTGCTGAACTGATTAAATCCAAAATCGGTAAATTACGCGAATTGTCTCCATTGTGGGAAATGCATCAGGAAGGCATTGATTTGAGTAGTGTCGAATGGGCAGCACATTAA